Sequence from the Sulfuracidifex tepidarius genome:
CATTTTCTATCATATGTCACCACAGAAGTTCTATGGCTATTTATTATTGTTCACAGGGATACTATCATTATTGATCTATACAATTTTATCTATATCTTTTCATTTATTTAATTATTATTTCACAATTCTCCTTATATTAGTTTCTTTCTTTGTTATAACTTTAGGTCTATTACTAAAATCCACACCAGACCCTATGTCTCTTGAAGAAGTAGAGCAGGAGATAATCAAGGAAATGAAATCTTTGGATTAATGCCGAACCTTTATGAAAACTTATATTCTTAGCAGGTCTTATCAGTGTAATGAAAGTTGTCTTTCTGCCACTGACCACTAGGCCTTGGGACGGTATAGAGGTTTACTCATATGAACTCGCTAAACGATTCAGCAGGATGGGAATAGACATCGTGGGAGTAAGGATATCACTCGAAAATAAGGTAAACGAAGTGAACGACCACTTTAAGGTAATAGACGTTAAGACACCTAATTTAAAACGTCAGGCATACCATTTTAGAGTAATCTATGCTTACCTACAGAAACATGACTTAATAAAGGAAGCCGATGTGGTTCATGCAGTTGGTGGCTACTATCTAGGTGTCAGGTTTCTTCCAGCTAGGAAGATAGTAACAGTAATAGGTTCCAGTAGCCTTCGTGAGAGATCTTCAATAAAGAAGCAGATTAGGAGAATCTATTCGTCCTTCTTATACAGGGGAGCTCAGGGATACATTTTCCCCAACGAGGTCATTAAGAAGGAATTTATGAGTTATCTCAAGCCGAAGAGACACGTAGTGATACCAATAGGGATCGATCTGGATTCGATGAGAGTGAGTGAATCCAAGGCAGAGTTAAGAGAGAGGCTAGGTTTAGATAAGGATGAGTATATATTCCTTTATCTAGGGCAGCTGGTAAACGGGAAGAGGCTCCCTGAGATGGTTAAGGCGTTTAGCCTGTTACTCAAGGAGAAGCCAAACTCTAGGCTAGCGATGGTCAGTTGGGGTTATCTTAAGAACGAATTACAAGGTTTAGTGAATAGCCTCAAAATTCAGGATCGTGTCACTTTCATCCCTCCTGTAAAGTATGATGAAAGAAAGTATTACTATAAGGCATCTGACGCTTTCTTGATGCTTGGAGATTCATTCGGCGATGGGGGTGTAAGTACGGCTGTAATGGATGCTCTTGGCTCTGGACTTCCTATCCTAGTGTCGAAGCATAGTCCCAACGTAGAGGTGGTGAAAGATGGAATCAACGGATTCTGTGTTGATCCTTCAGACGTTCAGTCCGTCAAAGAAGCGATGATAAGGATCGTTGAAGATCCTAATCTCGGAAAGAATTCACTTGAAATCGCCAAACGTTATACATGGGAAGAAGTCGCCAAATCGACTCTGGAATTTTATAAACAAGCATTTAATGACCTAGAAGTTTCATATGAGTTAAAAATGTAAAGATAATTTCTTGTATAGATAATAAATTAAAATGAATTAAAAGAAAATACATAAATAAAAATAAAAAAGTTACTTATTGAAGTTAATTAGTAGGCGTACCCGCCAACATTTCTCCTGAATTGAAGAAGACAGTATCGTTTTCAATTATTCCGTTATAGTATGTATCATATCCACTTAAATTAGGTCCATTAAAGTAAATGGAAAGCGTTTCTATATAAGGTCCACCAAAATTTACGCCCGAGATTTTACCTTGGGTGGGTATTTCGTGACCTTCGTAACAATATACAGTAACGTAAAACTCATAGGTCGGATCGCTAGATACTCCGTATCTTCCCAGAAGTTCTCCTCCCATGAATGCAGCTTCAGGGGAGTGTTCAGATGTAGCTATCATTGCATATCCTAAAATTGCGAGAGGTATTAACAAAATCAGGAAAAATGGAGCTATTTTGAAAAGTAATTTCTTTTGTTGTAGATAAACTATAATTATTACAGTGAAAAACACCATCGCTTGTGGTATCATCCTTGTTAATACATTGCTGATGTTGTTAGCTAACCCTAATGCGCTCTGCATCGCAATCAGCGATAATCCCACCGCAAAAGCCATCCATAGGAATTTGTTCGTCTTCCTCGATTTTAGAAGTAATATAAACGAGGCTATTCCGCTAGCCAAGAATATTCCTCCATCGATTAACTTGCTTATTACTGAATAGAAGTGATAAGGAGAAGAAGGTATGAAAGTGCTCGCAAGGTGAGACGACGGAAGAACGAGGTTCTTTGTAGCTTCGGGTATAAATATCGATTCCAGTAAAGTAACTAAACGGCCTAATAACAGATCTGCACCTCCTTGTGCTCCCTGAGCTAATGGATTGAAGAAGACCCAATAGATGTAAATTGAGGCAGTCAAAAGGGAAGAGTAACCTACATATTTCCAGTTAAAGTTTCCAATTTTTCTATAAAATGCTATCATCCCTATTAGGGCAGTGACGGAGCTTCCGAAAGTTCCTATGTCAGTTAAACCGGTAAGCCCAGTTATCACAACTAAGAGAGGAAGCAATCTAGATCCTCCGTTCTTTATAATTAACCCTATGAGCAGAAACGCTGGCATTAGCAAGTTGTATGACATTAGCTGCGGCGACCATTCTGCGACATAGAATGGCATTGAAGCGATGATCATGACAAGGAACCCAAGTTCAGAAAAAGGCGATTTCAAGAAAAGCCTAAGGAACGCATAACCAGTAATTAACTGAATGAGAGGGAAAATGAATGGACCATAGAAAATAAAGTAAGTTGTTGGTGATAAAGGTGAGAATAAGAAGGAAATTGCTCCGTAAATGAAGCCAAACGGATAATAAGCTTGATAAAGACCTGGATTCATGAGTGTAGAATGCCTTGCGAGTAGTAGGAAGACCTCTGAAGAGTGTCCTAACTCGTCCCTAGCAAGCACAAAGACCGGGTTGATGAAATAAAATAGAAAGAAGCTATTGAAGATTAAGAAAACTAGAGACGCTGGGACAATCTTGTTGTAGAGTTTCTTATCGAACTTCTGGTACTGAAGAATGGGTATTATTATTGCAAAAGCGCAAAGAAAATCTCCTATCCAGAATACAGGAGGTAACTCCTGGGTAAGTCCGAAAGGATATCTAAGTAAATCGTAGTTATTAATAGACACATTTAATATTTCGAATAATGAAATTTCTATCGCACCGGCAAAAAGGATAACTGATAATGTCTCAGGTTTCAAAAACCTCATTTCATATACCACCTAGGATACCTATCATGTAATATACTACCAAGCCAATCCATAGTAACGTAATACCGTTTATTATAGGTCTGCTCTTCTGAGGGAAGGGGAAGAATGCTATTTCAACGAGCACTGCAATTATGGCGTTCAAGAGAATTAGTAACCTGAAGTCCCTGATTCCTAGGATAAGCATTAAAGAATCAATTATACCGGTTGCCATTATGAATGTTACTGGATAGTACTTGTATTCCATTGTCTCACCTCCCTGATTGAATTAATTGTATTAAAAATTTCTGTTAAGATT
This genomic interval carries:
- a CDS encoding glycosyltransferase family 4 protein; the encoded protein is MKVVFLPLTTRPWDGIEVYSYELAKRFSRMGIDIVGVRISLENKVNEVNDHFKVIDVKTPNLKRQAYHFRVIYAYLQKHDLIKEADVVHAVGGYYLGVRFLPARKIVTVIGSSSLRERSSIKKQIRRIYSSFLYRGAQGYIFPNEVIKKEFMSYLKPKRHVVIPIGIDLDSMRVSESKAELRERLGLDKDEYIFLYLGQLVNGKRLPEMVKAFSLLLKEKPNSRLAMVSWGYLKNELQGLVNSLKIQDRVTFIPPVKYDERKYYYKASDAFLMLGDSFGDGGVSTAVMDALGSGLPILVSKHSPNVEVVKDGINGFCVDPSDVQSVKEAMIRIVEDPNLGKNSLEIAKRYTWEEVAKSTLEFYKQAFNDLEVSYELKM